DNA from Electrophorus electricus isolate fEleEle1 chromosome 5, fEleEle1.pri, whole genome shotgun sequence:
CTGGTTATCAGCTCACCGCTCTCTGCTGAAGCAGTGTGCAGCTGAGATGAGCCACTCGTTGGTGATGACAGAGGCTGCACAGTACAGATGGCCAGAGAAGTGCAGGCTGACCTGCCATGGCCACTCCCCCTCCACAGCATTGACCCCACCCACTACCCGATCCTGAGGGTGAATGCTGTCAATCACACGCTTTAGAGGAGTAGGCTGACCACAGGCTGCAACATAAAACAGGTTAACCCAAATTAGGCTGCGGGATATCCAGCAATGGTTTAATAGTTATGGTGACCAAATGCAGAAAATGCTGCTTAGTAGACCTTTAACACTGAACTCTTCAAACCTTTGTTTGAAGTTTGCTTCCCACAGATCAATGTGAGGGAAAAAGGTTCAGTTACAGAGTCCAAAgttgtttgatgtaaaaaatatctattttaactactatgtaattaaaacatacattttcctGTTGATAGAATTTTGATAGACCTTAGAGTTAAACCAATTACTTTCatatcacttacaatttcttgattAACTGTCTAGTTATTTGTACTGTGACCTGTATTttttcttatgtgtgtgtgtttgtgtgtgtgggagagagagagggagagagagagagagagagagagagagagagtgtgtatgtctaAGAGAACTGTAACCCCTGAGTCATGCTGCTGACAGGTAGCTGTTAGCCTGAAGCATTCAGACTCAttggagtaagagagagagaccactgCATGACAGCAGGAGCAGTGATCAAAGCGTACCCTGTTCACATCAAACCTCCCACTAAATCACCACCTGCATGAGCAGCAATCACCACAGAGGGGACCAGGCACTGGAGGGCAGCCGTTACAGCATGGGAGAGGAGTAACAATGCCTTCATGGAAACACGAGGCAGCCGGGAGTGCCGTGATTTGGATTGGGGTTATTAGTTAAGTCTGTGGGCCACTTTTCCAAAATGGAGACTTATTTCACTACagattattttcaatattttcaaTTCCTTAAATGTGGGCCAGCCATATCATTCTGCAATTACTCAACATcttaaaaaaacctaaaacctTTAGCAAAGTGTGGGCAGCTGAGTGTGGCTTTAAGTATCACTCATTCCAGCCACTGAAGTTCAGTTCAGAACTCACCGCAGTCGCTCTCGTCGCTGCGGTCGAGGCAGTCAGGGATTCCATCACACTTTGCATTCCTCTTCAGGATACAGGACCCACTGCTGCACTGATATCTGATCCCCGAACAGCTAGTCTCTGAAGAAGACCGACCTCTCCGTCAGTCCAACAGTGCAGCACGACGTCTGGCACGCCAGAACAGTATCAGATGCCCATATacagtatgcgtgtgtgagtgtgcgttaGACAGCAAGTGCGTTGTACCTAGAGTGCAGTTGGTCTCATCTCTGCCATTGGGACAGTCCTTCTCTCCGTTGCATATGTACACTGGGTGCAGAGTAGAGGCGCTTCCACAGTTTTTAACGGGTTTTGCTGGAAATTAAAGCATTTATATCGTTTGACGCTTTCTAATTGTGGTATGATGCAAAAACAATACTCATGCTTCACTAATACTGAAATTCATTCTTAAAgctcttttaaaataaagggCTAAATTACACGATCGCCTTATATGAAAACCCAACTAAAAAGCTCTGATGGCAGGCTTACAGGTGATATATCCCTTTGGGATAGTTAATTTTCTATGGGCTGACCATCTAATAGTGAAACACATAAGGAATAACCGAGTATGAAGTAAGGAGTGACATTTGACCACACTAACAGCCACCGTAGTCACAATGCTGTTACTTACTTTCTAAAGTTTGAGACATGTGGCTACTGAAGGTACCATAAGGTACCAATTAACCCATGATTAACCCGTAAACTACTAGGTACTCTTAACCTCCATAGCTGTTTGATATCTGGAACTAAGTGTGGTTTGTTGAGTGATAGGGAGGGGACTGACATACAGCAGAAGACCTCGTCGCTCTCATCTTGGCAGTCGTCCAGGCCATCGCAGCAACGTTCTTTctccacacacaggcctgtggAGCACTGGAACTGACCCTCGACACATGCTGGAATAGCGAGGGGCAAATGAACATTGTATGCATTCAAATGGCAAAAAAGCGCAGGCGAGGTGCTGTGTCAGCCAGCTATAGCACGCCATCCTGGTTGAGTCCTTGATGAGACAGAATTGGCTGTCACTGCAAAGTAGCTGCTGATGAATCCTGTTGTCATACCGAAGTGAACTATCCTAAAAAAAACCCTATACTGCTATATCCTGTTTTGGCCTTGATACGTAGGTGTACATACTGCAATATATTCTATTTCCACATGGGGGAAGCATTGCACTTACGTTGGCTGATGTTGAAGCTGCTGTAGGTGGCGAAGTAGGGCTGTTGTGCGCTACGGGAGCTGCAGAGAAACACCATCTCCACGCTTTGCTCAGGGACACGGAACACTGTTGTGTGGCTCACATAGCTGCCACAGTATCTGCAGGCCACGAAAGGAAAACATCTGACGACTCCTTTTCTCAAATATCTGCGCGTGTGGACTGCTCTTCATTTTTCATAACTGCACACTTGTCATAAAGATCCTTACATGACTTCGTTCACCTTCCACCAGCCATGCTCACATGGAGTCAGGTCTTTGATTGAGAGCATGTAGTTCTGGAACTTCACAGCCACTCCAAGAGCATTACTGGGGGTCTGAAATACCACTATTCCATCAACCCACTTCAGTTCATTTACTTAGATTCAGTTTTAGAATGGGTCATGACTGACACTTTCCTAGCACAAACAACATCTAGatatagaaacagaaacacatggtGAAGTACCTGAAACCTCCAGGTGCATGAGCACCCAGGAGGCAAGAGACTGGGGTAAAATGGGCTTCTCAGTTCTCCTGCTACAACAGGGCCTTCTGGCATCTTAGTCACACTGCCACACTCTACACAAAGGGTCCAAACAGATCAATCTTACAGTCAAAATCATGATACACAATATCCTTAGTCCACAGTCTCACTTTCATTCTctcgcgcacacgcacacacgcatgcacacgctctcgctctttcacacacacacacacacacacacacaccctgctcagAAATGGCCTGGAAGAACCCTCGGAAGCTCTTGTTGCCCTGTGAGAGTCTGAAGGACAGCAGCATGACGTTGGAGGTGGAGACGAGGGTGAAGGGAACCCGGACTGCCTCACACATCCTGTGGCAAAAAGGAGACCAGAATCAGTCAGTCCAGGTTCTAATGTATCTGAGAGTTAGAATCATTAAAAGCAGACCTCGACTCCAAATCTGCTCCTGGACTTTCTTATTCCTGGGTGTAAATCAGATAACCATttcctcatcacacctgactcctagGTAAAAAGATGCTGGGAAATCTACAGTACATCAACCTCTAAGGGTGTGATTTGGGGGAACAACGTCCAGGACtgaattttgatattttgatgaGGTTCAGGCTTGAATACCTCTGAACTGAAgtgctcatcatcatctcttctgagtgtggcttGACTATAAAAACAGGTACCTGTTTAAAGTTTTGAaattttctgtgtattttaaattgtttcGATTTGTTTGCTAAGAGTGACATTGTGATGAGCCATAGGAGAAGATCTTCTCCCTACCTGAGCAGGACCTTGGTCCTCATGGGCAGCAGGGCACTGTACACAGTGAGGCCGTCATACACGCAGTCGCTTGGCTCGATGTCCAGGCTGTTCACAGTGAGGCGGAGAATGGAGCCAGGAGTGGACGTGAGCTTGATGTGGCAGATCAGACCTCCCCACGAAGAGAAGACGTTCAGGGGGACCTTGGCATCGAGCAGGCTGGCGTACAGCTTGTCCACGCACTCAGAGCCTGTGAGATAAAGGCACGCTCATGCGTAGGGCCGATCATCgctctgcacacactgcacaacgCATGCACCATCATGCTAAAACAGCTGGAGCCATTTACCTGCTGCAGTCGATGTGTAATCTGAGCGAAGGGCAACTAGGGGGAAAAAGCAAACCCAACTAAGCCTAATTCTAAAACCaaaatataacatataaacAGGTAAAAATATACTGAATACCCACAGAACTGACATAGAACACATGTTGGGTGTTCCACACAAAGAACATGAATAACATCAGATGAATATTGCTTGTTTCGTACCATTGATTAGGATGGAGTCAATGTCCACAGGAAGGTCCAGCAGGAAGCCTACAGAAGACCTATTCTTCAGAGAGGTGAGCACAGAGTCTTTGAGAATAGCACTGACACACTCCTCACAAACCGTTGGCGTCTTTAGCCTCGGCACCACGAAGATCATCCAGAAATGCACCAGCACACCACCTTGGTCATTGTTACTGATGAGAGCAGGgggacagcacacagcacacgcacaaaaacatcacttttAAAGCCTTTAGTCATGCTTTGAAACATCCTCAAATTCTCTTGGGAATGAATTCTCAGGTCTAATCATCACTCATTAAAGgttaaatgcattattttcatTCAGAGTTCTGGAAATGAAATGGTGCGGACAATGGGAAGTATCCAAGAaaaagcacagcacaggacaCTGTGTAAGATCTGGCTTATAGTGTTACAGTATCGTTAAAGTATGCCATTTTTACAGTACCTGAGGTCAGATATgacagtgtgtttgtagagtttGGAAACCGATGACGATCTGTATACTCTACTGACCTTAATTGGAAATAAGGGTAAGAGTAACGCTAACATTCACTATTACAATATGttggtatttttattattcaggGGAGACACTCACTTACCACGTGCTGAATTTGGTTTGCCATAGATACAAATTCACTGGAATCTGCGTACCTGTACTCTGATATGAACTCAACACTGGCTACGCGAAACATACCAGCAAAGTATACTCCACTGTTGCTTTCTTTCCGAACTATAAAAACACCCACATTAAAACAGGGCAAGTTAGAAATTGAATCAAAATCTTTCATTACAAATTCGACAATTATACGTTAAAGTGTGTGTTACACGTACATGTAAAAAACCACAGAAGTGACCACATGATTATCACAACGACAAAGACCATCACAGCACTGAGGATAACCAAAGTCTGCAGCTTCCAGAGTTTGAGTTTCTTCTTGAGTTTCTTCATTCTTCTGCGTCTGTTGTATTTCCTACAGATCTTATCCAGCATGGCGTCCACTGTAGCCACCTCCACTGACACTTCGGTCACCTGAAACCACGTTCATTGATGCGATTTTTAGGCTTTCTGTTTAAGCTTAAAATATGGAACACAAAAAAATTACTTCATAAAAAACTGCCTAATTACCGTAACATGTCGCTTCATTCTGTGAATACAGTCAATTATcgtttattttataatttgcCCTCCAAATAGATTTACAGCACATGTGTTACAAGTGTTACAGATGCTACTGTACATCAGAGTAGTAGGACAAAAGCAGCCACTGTGTTAAGAAGCAACACAATTtagttaaaaatgtgttttcgAAAAatcggtttaaaaaaaaaaatcagagttCATTAGTTGTGTTTAACAAAATTCGCCGTCGTCCGATTCACTTTTTTTCACGCCACAGatctgtaaatctgtaaattaaatctaaatttaatttagaaaagaaaatgtttagaTTGTGGAATGACAACAATGATGGAGACCTCAGCAGGGTTAGGCTTAACTTCAGCGGACTGCATAAGTGTGAAGAGACCGAGTTAGAGCGCACGGACATCTCCGAGAGGAAAGCAGGCCGTCAGTGGGATCCACTGCTCACACTCATGTGGGTGGACATTTATTATTCATACGATGTCATCCTATACGTTTTACTTACATAGGATTAGCTAACAAAGGGCATGTAGCTAATCGTCTCTCATGAGAAACTACCATGTAAACTGCAGTGTCACAGCGTTGCCCATAAAGTCCGTTTTAAGGGTTTATAGACGATGAATTGGCCAATGGAAATTTATTGAACGTGTTAAGAGACGTTTTTAATTAACTAGCCACTTGTGTACAGTGAAAAAGTGTAATGTAGGTCTAACACACACCTGAGTTATTTTCTTAGTGAGTAGAGAAATAAATCTGAACGAAAGAAAAAGGAGTAACACAAGTGACActacaaaaaaaagtcacttaCACTTGCGCTATCCTCTGGTACCGCGTCATCATCCCTTCCCTGGATGTTTCCCAGTGTCTCCATAACACCGGCACATTACTTGAATCCTAGTTTAGCAGATGTgagtaataataaaaactattgTCATATCTCTGCGTTTTACTTCCCGGCCTCAGGTTTTAACCAAGCAACGTGAGGCAATACAACCAACGTGCAAGAGCATCCGGTTAACAAATGTAACTTTATCCGGAAGGGACACAGTGCGCTCCTGTTTCCGTTATCTGATGGATTTGTATAGCCGGTACTGAAGCCAAAACCAGTAGCTAAACTGAAccgagtgaaaaaaaaaaatcttgttgaAAGAACACCAGAGTACCACACCTTTGTgcaagcatttatttttataacattaaaAGTTATTAGTTTATGGACTAACTTGCCTAGAGATGTCTAACTTTAAAAAGGTTCCAGCCttagataaacaaataaaaatatatatcaacgACACACAGCATGATGAATATACATCAttgtcattattaaacattttttgatATAGGGAACATAGCAGAAAAATAACTACAGACACCTTTAACAGACCAGCAACAAAAAGAATGAGGAATTAATACTTTGGGCATGAAAATCTAAACAGTCTTCATCTCTCTGTTGTCTATCTCACTTCCATAATTAAAACGGCAATGTCTTaatgaacatttacacacatgcatacacacatgcatacacacatcatcTTCTGTGGGGCTTCACATTGGCACCAGGGCTGTGTTGAGAGGCATCTTCATGTCACCAGATGTAAAGATGAACCTTTGTCATTTCCTGAACAGGGCACTGCGTGTGAAAGTGTACCACAGATGGGAGGGTTTACGCTTTGGTTCTGCTAAGGAGAACACTTGTTGCTGCGGGATACTGGTTGGCACAGTAACATGGCGCtgatggagagggtggaggggttggtgATGTAGAGGGCTAGGGTGACCAGGGTAACTTATGTCtaaagggaaaaaacacaaacattaaacatttactcATCTACACTGAAATATTACAGATACTAAAAAAAGATCTAATCTTACTTTTCATCTTGCCTTGTTTTGATTTTCGGGCATTTTGAATTGcctgttttctttgtgcttcaCTTATCTCCATCCCTTCAAGAGAAAAAATAACACTAAAATGCGACACGCAAACATGTCCAATGCTACActtattttcataattaaattCTTCATAGATTAAAGCAGTTATTTATTAAATAGTTCTGTGCAAGTCTGACTTTCCACCCCcaaaaaattatttcaggaaCAATCCATCCATAATACTAACatgcataaatattcataaagcaaataaaaatccTGTTGACAAAAACCTAAAaactcagcagcagcagcacagtcCTCTTCTCCCAACAACCCCCCCTGACCCCCCGTTGTCACACATCCTGCAAGGCTCACCCATCTCCTGGTCCTCCTTCACACGGAGGCGTTCACGGGCAAAGGCCTGCAGCCAGCGCTGCTTGTCCTGCACCTTCCTGCAGGCCAGCACGCAGAGCAGCTCCAGGGTGTCAGCGTGGCGCAGGGCCAAGGCGTTGCGCACCGTGCCCATCTCAGGGTGCCGCCCGTCAGGCAAATCCAGCGTCTCGGCGCCATCCATGGGCAGGCGCCCACGGTAGTGCAGCAGATCACGCCGCAGAACGTCCTTCTTGCAGAAGACCAACTGGTGGTCAAACAGGAAGGCACTGCGCTGCTGCGTCTTGCCAGCGCGCACCACGCGTGTCAACTCGCCCGAGTGGATGAGCTCTGAGCTCTGTGACAACACGTCCTCGccctaacaaaaacaaaagattatGAATAACAAAAGATCAGGATTGCACAGCATACAATGTAGATCATGTAAGTAAATATATTATGAGaacatgtttttacagtaaagctCATTCAATAGAGGCTATACACAGTATGATCATAGGGAAAAAACCTGTCTACCTCTCAGTGCCAGTAGCCTTATTAAAAAGACTGAACTGAGACATTTTCAGCATAGATTTTACATTGATACATTAATGTGCTTGTTACAGCTTTGGGAACCCATTTCAAATCACGTTTTGGAACTGGAAGATCTGAAGAtagccagttcaagccccaccactggcaagctgccactgctgggctcctgaacaaggcccttaaccctcaattgctcaagttgtactctgtcataattgtaagtcgctttggataaaagcttcagctaaatgttctaaatgtaaaatgtaaaatcctACAAAGTGCCCTGTGTGTGAATAAGGAAGGAGTCACACGTCGTTACGTCATAAGAAAGGGTTTCTGGACCTGGGCCAGGCCTGGATTGGGGAAGCTCACCTCCCACTGGAGGATGGCCACCTGCCAGTGTGCGATGGCATCAATGCTCTcaagcctcctcttcctctcgttGATTAGGCTGGCCACATTCTTCATTGCCTCATGGGCTGCGCACACACCTTCGTAGTCACTGCAGTGAACAGCACGGCAAAGGTGCATAAGAACCCAGCTACTGATCCGTACCTGCACGTCGGCTATTTGACTGACCGACACCACTCGATGCCACCTTGGACATGTGCAGCTGAGGGCCCTTATTGTCAGCCACGATAGGTCAGTCACCCATGTCCCTGTCACATTTGTGAGGACGTCTACGTGGGTGTATTTGGGTCATAGTAAGCACGGACATGTGTCTCTATTTGTGATGGATTTTCTCTAGCACCGGTAAAAATTCCAAAGTATGATTAAATTTCAGGATTatcaaaaaaaaagataaaaaaaaaaagaaagaaaaatcaacaGGCCATTCAAGTGAAAATGCCTGTATGAGTTCATGACTCACATTCAGTTGTGCATTACCTGTGGTCTTTAGGTGTATATTTGAGCAGCTCGCCCAGCTGGAGAGGATATTTGCAGATCTTTTGCACCGGAGTGAGCAGGAAGCCAGCGATGGAGATGTCGATCATCTGCTGCAGGAGGCGACAAGCCTCAAAGAAGTGCTTATAGCGGCCCTGCTTCATTAGACGCTGTAGCTCCACACACGCTGCCGGGTGCGTGTTGCAGTACTCTGAATATATGGAGAAACCTTCATCCTGAGAGACAGACGCAAGCGTATGAGAAAGAGCTACATCCGAAATgctttaatatatgtgtgtgtgtgtgtgtgtgtgtgtgtgtgtgtgtgcataggtgtgtgtttttgagagacagagagggagagaaagatataCAAAAATGTATGCAAGTACCATAAAGCttcaaaaccaaataaatgaatgaatgaatgaatgaatgaataaaatgtttttaaaataaataaataataataaaaaaaggttCATTCTGGCATCTGGCAATCAAAagaagttatttatttaaataaataaataaataaataaataaatacatacatacataaatgttttttgttgttttgatttttattcctctttcattatttatactTATTCTGTTACCATATTAACAAGAAATGAacaagaaatattaaatatggtATGGAAGTCCTCAGAAATAGAGTAACACAACTGGGCAAATGTATGCatgaacagtgtgtgtacatgcatgtgtaggCAACATACCTGTTGAAGGAAACAGAACCCAATTTCACTCAGATGAGGGTTCTCCTTATCATATTTCTTTTCTAGATCCTTGAGGAATTTCCTCTGGAATTTGTAGATCTCTTCTATGTTGCTGAAGATTGTTCCGAGCTGTGCATCTGTGAACATACCCGGGTGTTTCCTGCACTGACGGATATACCCCTATAAACAGATTAGAAATAACACTCATAAAAAACCCTACCACTCACCTACCAGTGGCTAATTATAATGATTTTAGGTCCAATTTCCAAAATCCACATTAAGTCCAAGCCCAGGCTAAAAAGAATTTCCAATAGTGATTCATCACTGGCGCTGCAGTTTAGTACAAGATCATACTGAATCCATATTCAGGAAACCAGTATTTCCTCCACAAATCCTCATAGTCATTTCATGGATCTggccagcagagagcagcattgAACAGTAGTCATGCTGGGCCATTTACTCCCTTACACAGACCCTttctataaaaaacaaaaacaaaaacagaacaaaaaacctCTGCAGCAGTGAAAGTGCCAAGGGTATGGTAGCTTCCATCGTTCTCAAATGAATGATGTTTGGAATCCAAAGTTTGTAACCTCCAATAGTTTTCCACACAGTCAAATGATAGGACTTGGTCAGACAGGGTACCAAGAACACAATGGTCATTATAAATGAGATCCAGAAGTCCTTTGTGGAGAACCTTACAGCAGGATAACCTTCAGTGCAGCACTGCACCAGTCGGGCCTTTATGGTAGAGTGTGCAGATGGAAGCCATTCCTCACTAAAAGGCACATTAAAGCCTTCTTAGAGTTTGCCAAAATTTACCTGAACAACTCTCAGACCATGAAAATCAAGGtgctctggtctgatgaaatgAAGATTGAACTATGTGGCTGTGATTTCCAGCAATGTGTATGGAGGAAACTCATTAATATCATTACTATCAAACACTGGGGCAGCATCACACTGTGGGGGTGTTTCTATGACAGGGAATGGGAGATTAGTCAGGGGGGAGATGGATGCAGGAAAAAATGCATTCCTTGGTGAAAATCTTTTCTGATTTGAAGGTTTATATTTCAACAAGACAACGACCCAAGGCATTCATTCAAGAGAACACTGGAGTGGATTTGGGAAAATTCTTTAAAAAGGCCTGGAGAGGCCCAGCCAGAATTGAGATCGGAACCCAACAGAGCATCTCTGGAGagctgaaaatggctgtgcacTTACGATTCCCATCTAAACTGGATGAGCTTGAACTGTTCTACCATGGAGAAACCTCTAACAGAAAGGGGTGTCAAGCTTGTAGGATCATTTCCAAGTCTTTGCTTCCCAAAGTACTTTAAGAAAGTACTGAGTGAAGGGTCTAAAtagtatttaaatttaatatttgagtttttttatttttagtatatTTACAAAACACTCCAAAAACCAATTTTTGCTTTATCATTTTGAAGTATTGTGTGTAGTTTGATGAGcaaaaaatgaactaaaattattttgtgcatGAGTTGGAAACATACCAAAACTCGAAAGGGTCTCATAATGTTGAGTATGTACTCTATGCCGAGATGGAACTGTTAACCATTTATTTCTTAATACCTACACAAAGAATTAAAGGCTTTCTGAAAGAGGTGAATTCCTTGAGCATGTCATATGGCTATCAAAAAAGATATCACAACAATAAATCTTTTAGGTATAGAAGTAGGCCCACCTCACAGATGTCTCTGAGGTGTTTGATATAGACACGCTCTGTGTTCATAATCTCCTGGACCACGTTTGCCCTCATTTGCTCGCGTTGCTCAGAGTTCTGGCTGCGGGGATCCTTGGAGAGTGTCTCCTCTTGGTCCACACCCTCCACACTCTCCACGCTCTCACTGCCTGAGTCCTCCTGGTTTACGCGCACCTGTCAGACAATGCGATGCTATGGTTACTCACCAAGACCAATGGGACAGTGGAAAACTGGCATTTATACAATCTTACAAAACCTTGAATTACTAGACTATAATGTGTAAtaggtttttaaatgtttaagacATCAGATGTTAGAAAGAGACATTATCCTCATTTACATAGACACTTGGAGAGTAAACTTCAAACATGTTTAGTTACATCTGACAGACCTAATCTGCTTCAAAGTAAACAGATTAAAAACTGCCTATACTCCACACCACAGCAAATTCACAGCACTTCCACTCTCCATTAATGCTCCTATAGAGCGATTACAGTTCTCATGGTCCCCCTCCCACAAAAACTTGCCAGTCAGTACTCGTAACCATAGCGATGCTCTCTTAAGCCAAACCCAGGAGCTGATCAGGCTAAGTTTGCATGACTTTCAGGGGCTACCAGTCCTTTGCAGTGTTTGACTAGGGGTTTTGTTACACGTTCTTCACTCAGAGAGTGTCCGAGCGCAATCTACCCGACACTCACCCGCACAAAGCTGGAAGGGAACCATGCCTGGCGCTCACCCACTGCCCCCCACCACCAGTCCTTCTCCTGGGCTTCC
Protein-coding regions in this window:
- the spata13 gene encoding spermatogenesis-associated protein 13 isoform X3 — translated: MEATSESLDAEGLRELNTQKDRDSAYTSPPVTPTCSTESSLVGTATSPGSSSDTPTSVGPRRREGRSRPRPVSDYGQMISRKYFIPEKEVERQGKEVDYICQEDSSNSDGHSERGGQENGDMNGHLDSAKRRPISVIGGVDLFPSPEEKEDTDPLPSPAARPPVPSHGVPPYRGVSARLRPCTFSQSTPTGLDRVGRCKLTRVLSDGNSDGCAGLDDSVSEEDGSFDEITEGKPYLQPEVDLSTLSQYILSGHAVYAEALWDHVTMGEQELAFKAGDVIRVLEAQEKDWWWGAVGERQAWFPSSFVRVRVNQEDSGSESVESVEGVDQEETLSKDPRSQNSEQREQMRANVVQEIMNTERVYIKHLRDICEGYIRQCRKHPGMFTDAQLGTIFSNIEEIYKFQRKFLKDLEKKYDKENPHLSEIGFCFLQQDEGFSIYSEYCNTHPAACVELQRLMKQGRYKHFFEACRLLQQMIDISIAGFLLTPVQKICKYPLQLGELLKYTPKDHSDYEGVCAAHEAMKNVASLINERKRRLESIDAIAHWQVAILQWEGEDVLSQSSELIHSGELTRVVRAGKTQQRSAFLFDHQLVFCKKDVLRRDLLHYRGRLPMDGAETLDLPDGRHPEMGTVRNALALRHADTLELLCVLACRKVQDKQRWLQAFARERLRVKEDQEMGMEISEAQRKQAIQNARKSKQGKMKNISYPGHPSPLHHQPLHPLHQRHVTVPTSIPQQQVFSLAEPKRKPSHLWYTFTRSALFRK
- the spata13 gene encoding spermatogenesis-associated protein 13 isoform X2, yielding MVLIHCMPFQCFWKTPERRPEIMEATSESLDAEGLRELNTQKDRDSAYTSPPVTPTCSTESSLVGTATSPGSSSDTPTSVGPRRREGRSRPRPVSDYGQMISRKYFIPEKEVERQGKEVDYICQEDSSNSDGHSERGGQENGDMNGHLDSAKRRPISVIGGVDLFPSPEEKEDTDPLPSPAARPPVPSHGVPPYRGVSARLRPCTFSQSTPTGLDRVGRCKLTRVLSDGNSDGCAGLDDSVSEEDGSFDEITEGKPYLQPEVDLSTLSQYILSGHAVYAEALWDHVTMGEQELAFKAGDVIRVLEAQEKDWWWGAVGERQAWFPSSFVRVRVNQEDSGSESVESVEGVDQEETLSKDPRSQNSEQREQMRANVVQEIMNTERVYIKHLRDICEGYIRQCRKHPGMFTDAQLGTIFSNIEEIYKFQRKFLKDLEKKYDKENPHLSEIGFCFLQQDEGFSIYSEYCNTHPAACVELQRLMKQGRYKHFFEACRLLQQMIDISIAGFLLTPVQKICKYPLQLGELLKYTPKDHSDYEGVCAAHEAMKNVASLINERKRRLESIDAIAHWQVAILQWEGEDVLSQSSELIHSGELTRVVRAGKTQQRSAFLFDHQLVFCKKDVLRRDLLHYRGRLPMDGAETLDLPDGRHPEMGTVRNALALRHADTLELLCVLACRKVQDKQRWLQAFARERLRVKEDQEMGMEISEAQRKQAIQNARKSKQGKMKNISYPGHPSPLHHQPLHPLHQRHVTVPTSIPQQQVFSLAEPKRKPSHLWYTFTRSALFRK